A region from the Chionomys nivalis chromosome 22, mChiNiv1.1, whole genome shotgun sequence genome encodes:
- the LOC130864844 gene encoding small nuclear ribonucleoprotein G-like: MSKAHPPELKKFMDKKLSLKLNGGRHVQGGLRGFDPFMNLVIDECVKMATSGQQNNIGMVVIRGNSIIMLEALERV, from the coding sequence ATGAGCAAGGCCCACCCTCCCGAACTGAAGAAATTTATGGACAAGAAGTTATCATTGAAGTTAAATGGTGGCAGACATGTACAAGGAGGACTTCGGGGCTTTGATCCCTTTATGAATCTTGTCATTGATGAGTGTGTGAAGATGGCAACTAGCGGGCAACAGAATAACATCGGCATGGTGGTCATACGAGGAAACAGCATCATCATGTTAGAAGCCTTGGAAAGAGTCTAA